A genomic region of Mesobacillus jeotgali contains the following coding sequences:
- the infB gene encoding translation initiation factor IF-2: MSKTRVYEYAKKHNLSSKDVIIKLKEMNIEVSNHMTAMEDETIKKLDAVYNKKEDKPQQQSQQKAAQGQKPAQNRNQGQKPNQGQNRNQSQNQQRNNSQAQPKAQLKTTASAFSDDERRATTPEKVKSSAAAKKPGNSQPFNKNKNKQNNKNRNQQNQNKGRQNQQQAPQQPKKVKELPSKITFSESLTVAELAKKLNREPSEIIKKLFMLGVMATINQDLDKDAIELIATDYGVEVEEEIKIDTTDLEVYFTEDDEASMVERPSVVTIMGHVDHGKTTLLDSIRNTKVTAGEAGGITQHIGAYQVEENGKKITFLDTPGHAAFTTMRARGAKITDITILVVAADDGVKPQTVEALNHAKAANVPIIVAVNKMDKPTANPDRVMQELTEYGLVPEAWGGETVFVPISALTGEGLDNLLEMILLVGEVEEYKANPNRNAIGTVIEAQLDKGRGSVATLLVQNGTLKIGDPIVVGNTYGRVRAMVNDLGRRVKEAGPSAPVEITGLNDVPQAGDRFVVFDDEKTARQVGEIRSQQAVQAQRSEKARVSLDTLFEHMKQGEMKDLNLIIKADVQGSVEALAAALQKLDVEGVNVRIIHTGVGAINESDITLAAASNGIVIGFNVRPDNNAKRAAESESVDIRLHRIIYKVIEEIESAMKGMLDPVYAEKVIGQAEVRQTFKVSKIGTIAGSYVTDGKITRDSGVRLIRDGVVIFEGEVDALKRFKDDAKEVAQGYECGITIKNFKDVKEGDVIEAYIMEEVER, translated from the coding sequence ATGAGTAAAACACGCGTTTATGAATATGCAAAGAAGCATAATTTATCGAGTAAAGACGTGATTATTAAGTTAAAAGAAATGAACATTGAGGTTTCTAACCATATGACTGCCATGGAAGATGAAACTATCAAGAAGCTTGACGCTGTCTATAATAAGAAAGAAGATAAGCCGCAGCAGCAAAGCCAGCAAAAAGCTGCACAGGGACAGAAACCAGCCCAGAACCGCAATCAAGGCCAAAAGCCTAATCAGGGCCAGAATCGCAATCAATCCCAAAACCAGCAAAGAAACAACAGCCAGGCACAGCCGAAAGCTCAGCTTAAGACAACAGCCAGTGCTTTTTCAGACGACGAGCGCCGCGCAACAACTCCTGAAAAGGTGAAAAGTTCAGCTGCTGCTAAGAAGCCTGGAAACTCCCAGCCTTTCAATAAAAATAAAAACAAGCAAAATAATAAGAACCGAAATCAGCAGAACCAGAATAAAGGCAGACAGAATCAGCAGCAGGCTCCACAACAGCCAAAGAAGGTTAAAGAGCTTCCATCAAAGATCACTTTCAGTGAGTCTTTAACTGTAGCTGAGTTAGCCAAAAAGCTTAACCGTGAGCCGTCTGAGATCATCAAGAAGCTCTTTATGCTTGGTGTCATGGCTACGATCAACCAGGATCTCGATAAGGATGCAATTGAACTGATTGCAACTGATTATGGAGTAGAAGTTGAAGAAGAAATCAAGATTGACACAACTGACCTTGAGGTTTACTTCACAGAAGATGATGAAGCATCTATGGTTGAAAGACCTTCTGTTGTAACGATTATGGGCCACGTTGACCATGGTAAAACAACCTTGCTTGATTCAATCCGCAACACGAAAGTGACTGCAGGAGAAGCAGGCGGCATCACTCAGCACATCGGTGCATACCAGGTTGAAGAAAATGGCAAAAAAATCACATTCCTTGATACACCTGGTCACGCAGCGTTCACAACAATGCGTGCTCGTGGAGCAAAGATTACCGATATCACAATCCTTGTTGTAGCTGCAGATGACGGTGTTAAGCCACAGACTGTAGAAGCGTTGAACCATGCAAAAGCTGCCAATGTACCTATTATCGTAGCTGTTAATAAAATGGACAAACCGACTGCAAATCCGGATCGTGTTATGCAGGAGCTAACTGAATACGGACTTGTTCCAGAGGCATGGGGCGGAGAAACAGTGTTTGTTCCGATTTCTGCCTTAACAGGAGAAGGTCTCGATAACCTGCTGGAAATGATCTTGCTAGTTGGTGAAGTTGAAGAGTATAAAGCAAATCCTAATCGAAATGCTATCGGTACTGTAATCGAAGCGCAGCTTGATAAAGGCCGTGGCTCTGTTGCTACTTTGCTTGTCCAAAACGGTACATTGAAGATTGGTGATCCAATAGTAGTGGGCAATACTTATGGACGTGTTCGAGCAATGGTAAATGATTTAGGACGCCGTGTTAAAGAAGCGGGCCCTTCAGCCCCTGTAGAAATCACAGGCTTGAACGATGTTCCGCAAGCAGGCGACCGTTTTGTAGTATTCGATGATGAAAAGACTGCCCGCCAGGTTGGAGAAATCCGTTCACAGCAGGCTGTCCAGGCACAAAGAAGCGAAAAAGCGCGCGTCAGCCTCGATACTTTGTTTGAACATATGAAACAAGGGGAAATGAAAGACCTAAATCTAATTATTAAAGCCGACGTCCAAGGTTCAGTTGAAGCACTTGCAGCAGCATTGCAAAAACTGGATGTGGAAGGTGTAAATGTAAGAATCATTCACACTGGTGTTGGTGCGATCAATGAGTCTGACATCACACTTGCAGCAGCTTCTAACGGGATCGTCATCGGTTTCAACGTCCGTCCGGACAATAATGCTAAGCGCGCTGCAGAGTCAGAGAGCGTCGATATCCGACTTCACCGCATTATTTACAAAGTGATCGAAGAAATCGAATCAGCGATGAAGGGTATGCTTGATCCGGTTTATGCTGAAAAGGTCATCGGCCAGGCTGAAGTCCGCCAGACCTTCAAGGTATCGAAAATCGGAACGATTGCCGGTTCATATGTTACTGATGGTAAAATCACCCGTGACAGCGGCGTCCGTTTGATACGTGACGGTGTCGTCATCTTTGAAGGGGAAGTCGATGCACTGAAACGCTTCAAGGATGATGCCAAGGAAGTAGCTCAGGGCTATGAGTGCGGTATTACCATTAAAAACTTCAAAGACGTCAAGGAAGGCGACGTCATCGAAGCATATATCATGGAAGAAGTGGAACGTTAA
- the truB gene encoding tRNA pseudouridine(55) synthase TruB, with protein sequence MEGILPLFKPAGMTSHDCVFKLRKLLRTKKVGHTGTLDPDVTGVLPICVGKATKIAEYITDAGKAYEGEVTLGFTTTTEDASGEKVEEKQIDRVITRDEIVRVLQSLEGEIEQTPPMYSAVKVNGKKLYEYARQGIEVERPTRKVTIYGIELLDDRDSFEGQQVSFKFRVSCSKGTYIRTLAVTIGEKLGYPAHMSSLVRTQSADFTIEDCYTFEQLEELAEKSELETALHPLEAGISYLPKYRINDKVAEKVKNGALLTIPEDFKGIDGPIVVETEDEKALAIYRAHPTKLGMMKPDKVLRNEQ encoded by the coding sequence ATGGAAGGGATTCTGCCTCTATTTAAACCAGCGGGTATGACTTCGCATGATTGTGTGTTTAAACTCAGGAAACTGTTAAGAACGAAGAAGGTCGGGCATACAGGCACACTTGATCCTGATGTGACTGGAGTCTTGCCAATTTGTGTAGGCAAGGCGACAAAAATTGCCGAATACATTACAGATGCAGGAAAGGCATATGAGGGTGAAGTCACCCTTGGATTCACGACCACTACAGAAGATGCTTCAGGTGAGAAGGTCGAGGAAAAACAAATTGACAGGGTAATAACAAGAGACGAGATCGTACGGGTCCTCCAGTCGCTGGAGGGTGAAATTGAACAGACACCACCAATGTATTCAGCTGTAAAAGTAAACGGAAAAAAATTATACGAATACGCGAGGCAAGGAATAGAAGTCGAAAGGCCAACCAGGAAGGTCACTATTTATGGCATAGAGCTTCTTGATGACAGGGATTCGTTTGAAGGTCAGCAGGTTAGCTTTAAATTCCGTGTATCATGCAGCAAGGGTACGTACATTCGGACATTGGCAGTGACGATTGGTGAAAAATTAGGTTATCCTGCACACATGTCTTCCCTTGTGAGAACTCAATCCGCTGACTTCACTATTGAGGACTGCTATACTTTTGAACAGCTTGAAGAATTGGCCGAAAAAAGCGAGCTAGAAACTGCTCTGCACCCATTGGAAGCTGGTATTTCTTATTTGCCGAAATATCGCATTAATGATAAAGTAGCAGAGAAAGTGAAAAATGGAGCACTTCTTACTATCCCGGAGGATTTTAAGGGGATTGACGGTCCTATCGTAGTAGAAACAGAAGACGAAAAAGCGCTCGCGATCTACAGGGCACACCCAACCAAACTTGGGATGATGAAGCCTGATAAAGTACTAAGAAATGAGCAGTAG
- the rbfA gene encoding 30S ribosome-binding factor RbfA produces MGHRVNRVGEQMKKELGDIISRKIKDPRVGFVTVTDVQVTGDLQQAKVYISVLGDEQQREDTLKGLAKAKGFIRTEIGQRIRLRKTPELIFEFDETMAYGNRINSLIHELQRDEQPGEEEQEKDND; encoded by the coding sequence ATGGGTCATAGAGTAAATCGTGTTGGCGAACAAATGAAAAAAGAATTGGGCGATATCATCAGCCGTAAAATCAAGGATCCGCGAGTAGGTTTCGTAACAGTAACGGATGTCCAGGTTACAGGGGACCTTCAGCAGGCAAAGGTGTATATCTCTGTTTTAGGTGATGAACAGCAGAGGGAAGATACTCTTAAAGGGTTAGCGAAGGCCAAGGGTTTCATCAGGACCGAAATTGGCCAGCGAATCCGTCTGAGAAAGACTCCTGAACTGATCTTTGAATTTGATGAAACGATGGCTTATGGTAATCGTATCAATTCACTGATCCATGAGCTGCAAAGAGATGAGCAGCCTGGAGAAGAAGAGCAAGAAAAGGACAATGATTAA
- a CDS encoding PolC-type DNA polymerase III, producing the protein MGDLSSGKKERFQLLLQQLQLTEDTIVTHFQNAEIDRVVIEKQARKWHFFFQFERIIPCQLYSTFIGKLEQTFSHIAKISYSVRVLEQAISDQEILDYWKSCIKEIDGIAPPLLKLLNEQVPQVQGTKLILTARNETEVLALKRKYGSIIAEIYQSFGFPLLTIDAVVSEESSSDEYEKFMKAKEKEDQERGLMAMIEMQKKEAEQAKGDGPPQDGPVNIGLTIKDDADFRKLEDIVDEERRVAVEGYVFFAETKELRSGRTLLTFKITDYTSSIMVKMFSRDKEDAAIYQRVSKGMWLKVRGSIQNDTFVRDLVMIGNDVNEIKPKGRIDSAPEGEKRVELHLHSPMSQMDAVTPVSALVAQAAKWGHKAVAITDHAVVQSYPEAFGAGKKNDIKILYGVEINLVDDGVPIAYNDAHRVLADDTYVVFDVETTGLSAVYDTIIELAAVKIRGGEIIDRFESFANPHHRLSATTINLTGITDDMVRNAPEVSEVLQKFHEWTDDSVLVAHNASFDMGFLNVGYKKIGLGKAPNPVIDTLELGRFLYPDMKNHRLNTLAKKFDIELTQHHRAIYDAEATGYLLLRMLKDAAEKGLEYHDQLNDNMGQGKAYQRARPYHATLLAQNEVGMKNIFKLVSIAHIDYFYRVPRIPRSVLNKHREGILIGSGCDKGEVFEGMMQKGPEEVEEAAQFYDYLEVHPKAVYAHLLELELVRDQKALEDIINNIVKLGEKLDLPVVATGNVHYLNENDKIYRKILVNSQGGANPLNRHQLPDVHFRTTNEMLDAFKFLGEEKAKEIVVENTNKIADMIDVIKPIKDDLYTPKIEGADEEMRSMSYGMARSIYGDDLPEIVEARLEKELKSIIDNGFAVIYLISHKLVKKSLDDGYLVGSRGSVGSSFVATMTEITEVNPLPPHYVCPKCKKSEFFNDGSVGSGFDLPDKDCPDCGIKYKKDGHDIPFETFLGFKGDKVPDIDLNFSGEYQPRAHNYTKVLFGEDYVYRAGTIGTVADKTAYGYVKGYQGDNNLQLRGAEIDRLASGCTGVKRTTGQHPGGIIVVPDYMDIFDFSPIQFPADSSTSEWKTTHFDFHSIHDNLLKLDILGHDDPTVIRMLQDLSGIDPKTIPTDDPEVMKIFSGTESIGVTEEQIMSKTGSLGIPEFGTRFVRQMLEDTKPTTFSELVQISGLSHGTDVWLGNAQELIHNNICNLSEVIGCRDDIMVYLIYQGLEPAFAFKIMESVRKGKGLSDEMEEEMRKNKVPEWYIDSCKKIKYMFPKAHAAAYVLMAVRIAYFKVHHPLMYYAAYFTVRADDFDVDAMVRGSESIRAVIEEINAKGLEASTKEKNLMTVMELALEMCERGFGFAKVDLYKSSASEFIIEGDKLIPPFNAIPGLGTNAAINIVKARGEGEFLSKEDLQQRGKISKTILEYLDNHGCLEGMPDQNQLSLF; encoded by the coding sequence ATGGGTGATCTTTCTTCAGGGAAAAAAGAAAGGTTTCAGCTCCTGCTGCAACAGCTGCAGCTAACAGAAGATACAATTGTCACTCATTTTCAAAATGCTGAAATTGACAGGGTAGTGATTGAAAAACAGGCTAGGAAATGGCATTTCTTTTTTCAATTTGAAAGAATTATTCCTTGTCAGCTGTATAGCACTTTCATAGGCAAGCTGGAACAGACTTTCTCACATATTGCGAAAATATCATACTCGGTAAGAGTACTTGAACAGGCAATCAGTGACCAGGAAATCCTTGATTATTGGAAGTCTTGTATTAAAGAAATAGATGGTATTGCGCCTCCATTGTTAAAGCTCCTGAATGAACAAGTTCCCCAAGTCCAGGGAACAAAACTCATTTTAACAGCCAGGAATGAAACTGAAGTACTTGCTCTTAAGCGTAAGTACGGCAGCATTATTGCTGAGATTTATCAGAGTTTCGGTTTTCCTTTATTGACGATTGATGCGGTCGTAAGTGAAGAAAGCTCTTCAGACGAATATGAAAAATTCATGAAGGCAAAAGAGAAGGAAGACCAGGAACGCGGTCTGATGGCGATGATTGAGATGCAGAAGAAGGAAGCTGAACAAGCCAAAGGAGATGGCCCCCCGCAGGATGGGCCTGTTAATATTGGGCTCACGATTAAAGACGATGCTGACTTCCGCAAGCTTGAAGACATCGTTGATGAAGAACGCCGTGTAGCCGTTGAGGGATATGTATTCTTTGCCGAAACGAAAGAACTTCGCAGCGGCAGGACGCTTTTGACATTTAAAATCACTGATTACACAAGCTCTATCATGGTAAAAATGTTCTCGCGTGATAAAGAAGACGCAGCTATTTACCAGCGTGTTTCAAAAGGAATGTGGCTAAAGGTAAGAGGAAGCATCCAGAACGACACGTTTGTCCGCGATCTTGTCATGATTGGAAATGACGTAAATGAAATCAAACCCAAGGGAAGAATTGATTCAGCTCCTGAAGGCGAAAAAAGAGTCGAGCTTCACCTTCATTCACCAATGAGTCAGATGGATGCAGTGACTCCTGTCAGTGCACTGGTTGCCCAGGCAGCAAAGTGGGGTCACAAAGCTGTTGCAATCACTGACCATGCAGTCGTGCAATCCTATCCAGAAGCATTTGGGGCTGGAAAGAAAAATGATATTAAGATTCTGTACGGTGTGGAAATAAACCTGGTTGATGATGGTGTGCCGATTGCTTATAATGATGCGCACAGAGTGCTTGCAGATGATACGTATGTCGTATTCGACGTCGAAACAACAGGTCTTTCAGCTGTATACGATACCATCATTGAACTGGCTGCTGTTAAAATACGCGGCGGAGAAATCATCGACCGGTTCGAGTCATTCGCAAACCCGCATCACCGTTTATCGGCGACGACCATCAACCTCACCGGTATTACCGATGACATGGTACGTAATGCACCGGAAGTAAGTGAAGTGCTGCAAAAATTCCATGAATGGACTGACGATAGTGTCCTGGTTGCCCACAACGCATCATTCGATATGGGCTTCCTGAATGTCGGCTATAAGAAAATCGGATTGGGCAAAGCGCCAAATCCAGTAATTGATACACTCGAACTTGGCCGTTTCCTTTATCCTGACATGAAAAACCATAGATTGAATACATTAGCCAAGAAATTCGATATTGAATTGACACAGCATCACCGTGCGATATATGATGCCGAGGCTACGGGCTATCTATTGCTCCGTATGCTGAAGGATGCTGCTGAAAAAGGGCTTGAATACCATGACCAACTAAATGACAATATGGGCCAGGGTAAAGCCTACCAGCGTGCGCGTCCTTACCATGCAACATTGCTGGCTCAGAATGAAGTTGGAATGAAAAATATCTTTAAATTAGTATCAATAGCACATATTGATTATTTTTACCGTGTGCCACGAATCCCAAGGTCCGTTTTAAATAAACATCGTGAAGGGATCCTGATAGGATCTGGCTGTGACAAAGGTGAAGTTTTTGAAGGTATGATGCAGAAGGGGCCTGAAGAAGTCGAAGAAGCAGCACAGTTTTATGACTACCTCGAAGTCCATCCCAAGGCTGTTTATGCACACTTGCTTGAACTTGAATTAGTTCGGGATCAGAAGGCACTTGAAGATATCATTAACAATATCGTCAAGCTTGGGGAGAAGCTGGACTTGCCGGTAGTTGCTACAGGCAATGTTCACTACCTGAACGAAAATGATAAAATATACCGAAAAATCCTGGTCAACTCCCAGGGAGGGGCAAACCCTCTCAATCGTCATCAGCTTCCTGACGTGCATTTCAGGACTACGAATGAAATGCTTGACGCTTTTAAGTTTTTGGGAGAGGAAAAGGCGAAAGAAATTGTTGTTGAAAATACAAACAAGATTGCTGACATGATCGATGTCATCAAGCCAATCAAGGATGATCTTTACACGCCGAAAATTGAAGGCGCAGACGAAGAAATGCGCAGCATGAGCTATGGAATGGCCCGCAGTATTTACGGGGACGACCTTCCTGAAATCGTTGAGGCGCGTCTTGAAAAAGAATTGAAGAGTATCATAGATAACGGGTTTGCGGTCATCTACCTGATTTCTCATAAACTTGTTAAAAAATCATTGGATGACGGCTATCTTGTAGGTTCGCGTGGTTCGGTTGGTTCTTCTTTCGTCGCGACGATGACAGAAATCACCGAGGTCAATCCTCTTCCGCCGCACTATGTATGTCCTAAGTGCAAAAAATCAGAGTTCTTCAATGATGGATCAGTCGGTTCAGGCTTTGACCTTCCCGACAAGGATTGTCCGGATTGTGGAATCAAGTATAAAAAAGACGGCCATGATATCCCGTTTGAGACCTTCCTTGGTTTCAAAGGGGACAAGGTTCCCGATATCGATTTGAACTTCTCGGGTGAATATCAGCCGCGTGCCCATAACTATACAAAAGTATTGTTTGGAGAAGATTATGTTTACCGAGCGGGAACAATTGGTACTGTTGCGGATAAGACGGCCTATGGTTATGTAAAAGGCTACCAGGGTGACAATAACCTGCAGCTTCGCGGTGCGGAAATTGACCGTCTTGCATCCGGCTGTACTGGTGTAAAGCGGACGACTGGCCAGCACCCTGGAGGAATCATCGTTGTTCCGGATTACATGGATATTTTTGATTTTTCACCAATCCAGTTCCCGGCAGACAGCAGCACATCTGAATGGAAAACAACCCATTTTGATTTCCACTCGATTCACGATAACTTGTTGAAGCTGGATATTCTTGGGCACGATGACCCGACCGTGATCAGGATGCTTCAGGATTTAAGCGGAATCGATCCTAAGACTATACCGACTGACGACCCTGAAGTAATGAAGATTTTCAGCGGAACAGAATCTATCGGTGTGACTGAAGAACAAATCATGTCGAAGACTGGATCATTGGGTATTCCGGAATTCGGTACGCGCTTTGTTCGCCAGATGCTCGAGGATACGAAGCCTACGACATTCTCTGAACTTGTACAGATCTCCGGACTTTCCCATGGAACCGACGTATGGCTCGGAAATGCACAGGAATTGATTCATAACAATATCTGTAATCTTAGCGAAGTAATCGGCTGCCGTGATGATATCATGGTATACCTGATATACCAGGGACTTGAGCCGGCATTTGCTTTTAAAATCATGGAATCGGTCCGTAAGGGTAAAGGCCTGTCAGATGAAATGGAAGAAGAAATGCGCAAGAATAAGGTGCCGGAATGGTACATCGATTCTTGTAAAAAGATCAAGTACATGTTCCCTAAAGCCCACGCGGCTGCTTATGTTTTGATGGCGGTGAGGATTGCGTATTTCAAAGTGCACCATCCGCTTATGTATTATGCAGCATACTTCACAGTCAGGGCAGATGACTTCGATGTCGATGCAATGGTCCGTGGTTCAGAGAGCATCCGTGCGGTGATTGAGGAAATCAACGCTAAGGGACTTGAAGCTTCGACAAAAGAGAAGAACTTGATGACCGTCATGGAACTCGCGCTTGAAATGTGCGAGCGTGGATTTGGATTCGCTAAAGTTGATTTATACAAATCGAGCGCGTCAGAATTCATCATCGAGGGCGATAAGCTGATTCCGCCGTTTAATGCTATACCTGGACTCGGAACGAACGCGGCGATTAACATCGTTAAAGCCCGTGGAGAAGGAGAATTCCTGTCTAAGGAAGATTTGCAGCAGCGCGGTAAAATCTCCAAAACTATTCTTGAATACCTGGACAACCATGGCTGCCTTGAGGGCATGCCAGACCAGAACCAGTTATCATTGTTCTAA
- a CDS encoding YlxQ family RNA-binding protein, with protein sequence MNSNQWMSLLGLANRARKIISGEELSVKEIRSGKAKLILLSADASANTTKKITDKCKSYNVPYKVVPDRYQLGQAIGKEARVVVALLDEGFAKKLLTLLD encoded by the coding sequence ATGAACTCAAATCAATGGATGTCATTGCTTGGCTTAGCCAATCGAGCACGGAAAATTATTTCAGGGGAAGAGCTTTCCGTCAAAGAAATCAGAAGCGGGAAGGCGAAGCTCATTTTGCTTTCTGCGGATGCATCCGCAAATACTACAAAAAAGATTACCGACAAGTGCAAATCCTATAATGTGCCTTACAAAGTGGTCCCGGACCGGTACCAGCTTGGCCAGGCAATCGGCAAGGAAGCACGTGTTGTAGTAGCCCTGTTGGACGAGGGTTTTGCAAAAAAACTGTTGACGTTGCTCGATTAA
- the rimP gene encoding ribosome maturation factor RimP, which translates to MSKVTEVVEELVTPILNENELELVDIEYVKEGKNWFLRVYIDKDNGIDIEECGIVSERLSEKLDAIDPIPHNYFLEVSSPGAERPLKKEKDYQKAIGKNVFIKTYEPIDGEKAFEGVLTDYNGETVTVDVKIKTRKKTVVIPFDKIASARLAVTFS; encoded by the coding sequence ATGAGCAAGGTTACCGAAGTTGTGGAAGAGCTAGTAACTCCCATCTTAAATGAAAACGAACTAGAATTGGTAGACATCGAATATGTCAAAGAAGGAAAGAACTGGTTCCTGCGCGTATACATTGATAAGGACAACGGAATTGATATCGAAGAATGCGGCATCGTCAGTGAGCGCCTTAGCGAAAAGCTCGATGCCATTGATCCAATCCCGCATAACTACTTTTTGGAAGTCTCCTCACCAGGTGCAGAACGTCCGCTGAAAAAGGAGAAAGATTATCAAAAAGCAATTGGCAAGAATGTCTTCATCAAAACCTATGAACCAATCGATGGGGAAAAGGCTTTTGAAGGAGTCTTAACTGATTACAATGGGGAAACTGTCACTGTTGATGTGAAGATTAAAACTCGCAAGAAAACAGTCGTTATTCCATTTGATAAGATTGCCAGCGCGAGACTCGCTGTCACTTTTTCATAA
- a CDS encoding DUF503 domain-containing protein, producing MVVGLAACECIIYDAHSLKEKRAVLQRIITRLKQKYNISVSEVDHHDVWQRTTIAVAAVSASKVSTERELQNALKMIDSFPEIERTITEIEWL from the coding sequence ATGGTAGTAGGCTTAGCAGCCTGTGAGTGCATCATCTATGATGCTCATTCTCTAAAAGAAAAGAGAGCTGTCTTGCAGCGGATTATTACAAGGCTGAAGCAGAAGTACAATATTTCTGTATCTGAGGTAGATCATCACGATGTTTGGCAGCGGACAACGATTGCAGTTGCAGCTGTATCGGCATCGAAGGTGTCCACTGAAAGAGAGCTTCAGAATGCCTTGAAAATGATTGATTCTTTTCCGGAAATAGAACGTACCATCACCGAAATAGAATGGCTTTGA
- the nusA gene encoding transcription termination factor NusA has protein sequence MSSELMDALTILEKEKGISRDILIDAIEAALISAYRRNFNQAQNVRIDLNLGNGSMRVFARKEVVDEVFDPRLEISLEEAQKINPNYVVEDVVELEVTPKDFGRIAAQTAKQVVTQRVREAERGIIYSEFIDREEDIMTGIVQRQDPKFIYVSLGKIEAILPANEQMPNEHYKPHDRIKVFITKVEKTTKGPQIFVSRTHPGLLKRLFEIEVPEIYDGTVEIKSVAREAGDRSKISVHSDNQEVDPVGSCVGPRGNRVQAVVNELKGEKIDIVKWSEDPVVFVANALSPSKVLDVIVNEEEKATTVIVPDYQLSLAIGKRGQNARLAAKLTGWKIDIKAETEARESGIYPRDNEPLLSANDDFEDEDID, from the coding sequence ATGAGCAGCGAATTGATGGATGCTCTTACGATTCTTGAAAAAGAAAAAGGAATTTCCAGGGACATCTTAATTGATGCAATCGAGGCGGCGCTTATTTCAGCGTATCGACGTAACTTTAACCAGGCGCAAAACGTACGTATTGATTTAAACCTTGGCAATGGTTCCATGCGCGTTTTTGCGAGGAAAGAAGTAGTCGATGAAGTTTTCGATCCGCGTTTGGAAATCTCATTAGAAGAGGCACAGAAAATTAATCCGAATTACGTGGTTGAAGATGTCGTTGAACTTGAAGTCACGCCTAAGGATTTCGGAAGGATTGCTGCGCAGACTGCCAAGCAGGTAGTTACTCAGCGTGTCCGTGAAGCAGAAAGAGGAATCATCTATTCTGAATTCATTGATCGTGAAGAAGATATCATGACAGGTATCGTTCAGCGCCAGGATCCTAAGTTCATCTATGTAAGCCTGGGTAAAATCGAGGCGATCCTGCCAGCGAATGAACAGATGCCGAACGAACATTATAAGCCTCACGACCGCATCAAAGTATTTATCACCAAGGTTGAAAAAACCACTAAAGGTCCACAAATCTTCGTTTCCAGAACCCATCCGGGACTGTTAAAGAGACTTTTCGAGATTGAAGTTCCTGAGATTTATGATGGAACTGTTGAAATTAAATCAGTGGCGCGTGAAGCAGGGGACCGCTCTAAAATCTCTGTTCACTCAGACAATCAAGAAGTGGATCCAGTTGGTTCATGTGTCGGACCTCGTGGAAATCGTGTCCAGGCTGTCGTCAATGAGCTTAAGGGTGAAAAAATCGACATCGTGAAATGGTCTGAAGACCCAGTCGTATTTGTTGCCAATGCGTTAAGCCCATCGAAGGTTCTTGATGTTATTGTCAACGAAGAAGAAAAAGCGACTACGGTTATTGTTCCTGATTACCAGCTGTCGCTTGCAATTGGAAAGCGCGGGCAAAATGCGCGTCTTGCCGCTAAGTTGACTGGTTGGAAGATTGACATCAAAGCAGAAACTGAGGCAAGGGAGTCCGGGATTTATCCTCGCGATAATGAGCCGCTTTTATCTGCAAATGACGATTTTGAAGATGAAGACATCGATTAA
- the rnpM gene encoding RNase P modulator RnpM — translation MNSRKKVPMRKCVATGEMRPKKELVRIVRSKEGEVSIDLTGKKSGRGAYLSKDKEAVQLAKKRNILSKQLETQVDDAIYDELNDLIEKESRLS, via the coding sequence GTGAACAGCCGCAAAAAGGTTCCTATGCGAAAATGTGTCGCTACCGGTGAAATGAGACCGAAAAAAGAACTAGTTCGCATCGTTCGCTCCAAGGAAGGGGAAGTATCGATCGACCTGACAGGCAAAAAATCAGGCCGAGGCGCTTACCTTTCTAAAGATAAAGAAGCAGTGCAATTAGCAAAGAAACGAAATATATTGTCCAAACAGCTTGAAACTCAAGTGGACGATGCAATATACGATGAGTTGAATGACCTCATCGAAAAGGAGAGCAGACTATCCTGA